The following coding sequences lie in one Silvibacterium dinghuense genomic window:
- a CDS encoding serine hydrolase domain-containing protein produces the protein MVRAAIALLVASLFGHTVFAQQPPITVASIAGIWLGTLHVGAATLRLQLQIESAPGGAIHCTTDSIDQKAFGIPCENVQVNGNAVSFDVAAVHGKWTGQLSADGKTLDGTWTQGSSLPLVFERQAKAIAAPPPVPPQAAMPPVPLSQIKAVLDHDLADALTKGALAPATSAGVTIGIVQHGQKLVFSYGTAKDDSVYEIGSITKTFTSLILAQMVLQNKVKLDEPVRELLPPGTVAKPAGEEITLIDLSDQHSGLPRMPDNFHPAHPENPYADYDAKLLYAFLSKQGVAKAANPLFQYSNLGVGLLGQALADRAGQSYPALLAAEVTGPLGMKDTVIAMTPALQPRFLQGYGDHHQPAHAWDLDALAGAGGIRSTAADMLLYLEAQLHPEQLSPATLAQTHGKTLPAALAMTHQIHAEVGNGMHIAMNWFRIDETGSYWHNGGTGGFSSYAIFNPEKDFGVIVLNNYAPGDGSVADKLGMHIAQRLSGLPAVSLEP, from the coding sequence ATGGTTCGTGCCGCCATTGCGCTCCTTGTGGCTTCGCTCTTCGGCCACACCGTCTTTGCCCAGCAGCCGCCGATCACGGTTGCATCCATCGCCGGCATCTGGCTGGGCACCCTGCACGTGGGAGCAGCGACGCTCCGCCTCCAACTGCAAATCGAGTCCGCTCCCGGCGGAGCGATCCATTGCACCACCGACAGCATCGACCAGAAGGCCTTCGGCATCCCCTGCGAAAACGTGCAGGTGAATGGAAACGCGGTTTCCTTCGATGTGGCAGCCGTGCATGGCAAATGGACGGGGCAGCTTTCGGCGGACGGCAAAACACTCGACGGCACCTGGACCCAGGGCTCGAGCCTGCCGCTCGTCTTCGAGCGCCAGGCAAAAGCCATTGCCGCGCCGCCTCCGGTGCCGCCACAGGCCGCCATGCCTCCGGTGCCACTCAGCCAGATCAAGGCTGTGCTCGATCACGATCTTGCCGACGCACTGACGAAGGGCGCGCTTGCACCGGCAACGAGCGCGGGTGTCACCATCGGCATTGTGCAGCATGGACAGAAGCTTGTCTTCAGCTACGGAACAGCGAAGGACGATTCGGTCTACGAGATCGGCTCGATCACCAAGACCTTCACCTCACTCATCCTGGCGCAGATGGTCCTGCAAAACAAAGTCAAGCTCGATGAGCCGGTCCGCGAGCTGCTTCCGCCGGGCACGGTAGCAAAGCCTGCGGGCGAAGAGATCACGCTGATCGATCTCAGCGATCAGCACTCCGGCCTGCCGCGCATGCCGGACAACTTTCATCCTGCGCATCCGGAAAACCCCTACGCGGATTACGATGCGAAGCTGCTCTATGCGTTCCTCAGCAAGCAGGGCGTGGCAAAAGCGGCGAATCCGCTCTTCCAGTACAGCAATCTGGGCGTGGGGCTGCTGGGACAGGCGCTCGCGGACCGTGCCGGGCAATCCTACCCGGCATTGCTCGCGGCAGAGGTCACCGGCCCGCTGGGCATGAAGGATACAGTCATTGCCATGACACCGGCCCTGCAGCCGCGCTTCCTGCAGGGCTACGGCGATCATCATCAGCCGGCGCATGCATGGGACCTCGACGCACTGGCCGGCGCCGGGGGTATCCGCTCGACTGCGGCGGACATGCTGCTCTACCTCGAAGCACAACTGCACCCGGAACAGCTGTCTCCGGCAACCCTGGCGCAGACGCATGGAAAGACCTTGCCGGCCGCGCTCGCCATGACGCACCAGATCCACGCGGAGGTGGGCAACGGCATGCACATCGCGATGAACTGGTTCCGCATCGATGAGACGGGCAGCTACTGGCACAACGGCGGTACGGGCGGCTTCTCGAGCTATGCGATTTTCAACCCCGAAAAAGATTTCGGCGTCATCGTGCTCAACAACTACGCGCCAGGAGATGGCTCGGTTGCAGACAAGCTCGGCATGCATATTGCGCAGCGGCTCAGCGGACTGCCGGCGGTCTCGCTCGAACCCTAG
- a CDS encoding TetR/AcrR family transcriptional regulator: MARTRSVTVHKNILEAAVKLFSERGIEATSMDAIAEAAGASKATIYKHWPDKDALCLEVVGYLHGHDAPRPVFHSGDFRADLIAQLGYQPVPERKALRERMMPHLIAYASRNEGFGIVWRSQVVAPVREAMSTLLRRGESEGLLRKELDHEVGLALLLGPLVYRNIFVRKAGYAGPPNLEAETADAFLRAWAVERSTERSRKTGKKVS; this comes from the coding sequence ATGGCGAGAACACGCAGCGTAACTGTACATAAGAACATTCTCGAAGCGGCGGTAAAGCTCTTCTCCGAGCGCGGCATCGAGGCCACCAGCATGGACGCGATCGCCGAAGCCGCCGGCGCAAGCAAGGCGACGATCTACAAGCACTGGCCAGACAAGGATGCCCTGTGCCTGGAGGTCGTCGGCTACCTGCATGGTCATGATGCGCCGCGTCCGGTCTTCCACTCCGGCGATTTCCGTGCCGACCTGATCGCGCAGCTCGGCTACCAGCCGGTGCCGGAGCGCAAGGCGCTGCGCGAGCGCATGATGCCCCATCTCATCGCCTATGCCTCGCGCAACGAAGGCTTCGGCATCGTATGGCGCTCACAGGTGGTCGCGCCGGTCCGCGAAGCCATGAGCACACTGCTGCGTCGTGGCGAGTCCGAAGGGCTGCTGAGGAAAGAGCTCGACCATGAAGTGGGTCTGGCGCTGCTGCTCGGTCCGCTCGTCTATCGCAATATCTTCGTGCGCAAGGCAGGATACGCCGGGCCGCCGAATCTCGAGGCGGAGACCGCGGACGCATTTCTGCGGGCATGGGCGGTCGAGCGGAGTACGGAGCGTAGCAGAAAGACAGGAAAGAAGGTCAGCTAA
- a CDS encoding beta-glucosidase, producing the protein MPGQSFFLKLAASLALASCLVLPSLRAQEPSPDSPAIDQQADAMLKKLTLHQKLELIGGVEGFYIRAEPDAGFPKLKMSDGPLGVRTWGPDTAYAAGVALAASWDPALAERTGEAFGQDARARGVHFLLGPGVNIYRAPMNGRNFEYYGEDPYLSAHTAVPYIEGVQSQGVIATVKHFAANNQEWDRHNVSSDVDERTLREIYLPAFEAAVRVAHVGAVMNSYNLLNGEHATQNSHLNNDILKKDWGFDGILMSDWDATYSAVGAANGGLDLEMPFGKFMNPENLEAAIKSGQVSEATIDDKVRRIFRTAIRFHFLERDQTDLSIPAYTQNGRSVALDEALESITLVKNEGGLLPLDASTMKTLAVIGPDAWPAVPGAGGSSTVTPFAAVSIFTGLSDALGKHVKVLYARGLPTAEELCNSTNFESAASSHEGGVKVETFVGTSFSGTPTTHFIAHMANFGREEWEPESKEHKSIRYTAEYLPKSSGTYLIMAAANGSDSYKVLLDGKPVIEQPHHEGQSPRWIELQLTAGTPVKIQADYLPAGTNIRFALGVRATDELVTPEAKKIAQMADAAVLAVGFGPQTESEGSDRTYSLPWGQDELIEAVSAANAKTIVSVTSGGGVATHAWLGHVPALLFNWYPGQEGGTALAEILLGKHSPEGHLPMSLETSWEENPVHDHYYAPPVPEGQTPHVKYEEGVFIGYRYYTSMHKEPLYPFGFGLSYTTFSFSDLKVSPESASADNPVTVTFTVTNTGSREGAEVAQLYIGDPSAKVKRPVKELKGYQKVHLKPGESQQVTLTLDRRAFAYWDTASNGWKVDPGKFVVMVGDSSENTPLSQEFAIQ; encoded by the coding sequence TTGCCAGGACAATCGTTTTTCCTGAAGCTCGCTGCTTCGCTCGCCCTTGCTTCCTGCCTTGTTCTTCCCAGCCTTCGCGCGCAGGAGCCTTCGCCGGACAGCCCAGCGATCGACCAACAGGCCGATGCGATGCTCAAGAAGCTCACGCTGCACCAGAAGCTCGAATTGATCGGCGGGGTGGAAGGCTTTTACATCCGCGCCGAGCCCGACGCCGGTTTTCCCAAGCTGAAGATGTCGGATGGGCCGCTGGGCGTGCGCACCTGGGGCCCGGACACCGCCTATGCGGCAGGGGTGGCGCTGGCCGCATCGTGGGACCCTGCCCTGGCAGAACGCACCGGTGAAGCCTTCGGACAGGATGCCCGCGCCCGCGGCGTGCATTTCCTGCTCGGCCCCGGCGTGAACATCTATCGCGCCCCGATGAACGGCCGCAATTTCGAATACTACGGCGAAGATCCTTATCTCTCGGCACACACCGCCGTGCCCTACATCGAAGGCGTGCAGAGCCAGGGCGTGATCGCGACGGTGAAACACTTTGCCGCCAACAACCAGGAGTGGGACCGGCATAACGTCAGCTCCGATGTGGACGAGCGCACGCTGCGCGAGATCTATCTGCCGGCATTTGAAGCGGCCGTGAGAGTGGCTCACGTCGGCGCGGTGATGAACTCCTACAACCTGCTCAACGGCGAGCACGCCACGCAGAATAGCCACCTCAACAACGACATTCTCAAGAAGGACTGGGGCTTCGACGGCATCCTGATGTCGGACTGGGATGCGACCTACAGCGCGGTGGGCGCGGCCAATGGCGGCCTCGATCTCGAGATGCCCTTCGGCAAATTCATGAACCCGGAGAACCTTGAAGCCGCGATCAAGAGCGGCCAGGTCTCCGAGGCTACGATCGACGACAAGGTGCGCCGCATCTTCCGCACCGCGATCCGCTTCCACTTCCTCGAGCGCGACCAGACCGATCTCTCGATTCCCGCATACACACAGAACGGCCGCAGCGTCGCTCTGGATGAGGCGCTCGAAAGCATCACGCTGGTGAAGAATGAAGGCGGACTGTTGCCACTCGATGCCTCGACGATGAAGACGCTGGCCGTGATCGGCCCCGATGCGTGGCCGGCCGTGCCGGGCGCCGGCGGCAGTTCCACGGTGACACCCTTTGCCGCGGTGAGCATTTTCACCGGGCTTTCCGATGCGCTAGGCAAGCATGTGAAGGTCCTCTATGCGCGCGGCCTGCCCACGGCGGAAGAGCTTTGCAACAGCACGAACTTCGAGAGCGCGGCATCGTCTCATGAGGGCGGCGTGAAGGTAGAGACCTTCGTCGGCACAAGCTTTAGCGGCACGCCCACGACGCACTTCATCGCACACATGGCGAACTTTGGCCGTGAGGAATGGGAACCGGAAAGCAAGGAGCACAAGAGCATTCGCTACACCGCCGAGTATCTGCCGAAGAGCAGCGGCACGTATCTCATCATGGCCGCCGCGAACGGCAGCGACAGCTACAAGGTCCTGCTCGACGGCAAGCCGGTCATTGAGCAGCCGCATCATGAAGGCCAGTCTCCGCGCTGGATCGAGCTGCAGCTGACGGCGGGAACGCCGGTGAAGATCCAGGCCGACTACCTGCCGGCCGGAACCAACATTCGCTTTGCCCTGGGCGTGCGCGCCACCGATGAGCTTGTGACCCCGGAGGCGAAGAAGATTGCACAGATGGCCGATGCAGCCGTGCTGGCCGTGGGATTCGGACCACAGACCGAGAGCGAAGGCTCGGACCGCACCTATTCCCTGCCCTGGGGCCAGGATGAGCTGATCGAAGCGGTGAGCGCGGCAAATGCGAAGACCATCGTCAGCGTCACTTCGGGCGGCGGCGTAGCCACGCATGCGTGGCTCGGGCATGTGCCTGCGCTGCTCTTCAACTGGTATCCGGGCCAGGAGGGCGGCACGGCGCTCGCCGAGATTCTTCTCGGCAAGCACTCCCCGGAAGGCCATCTGCCGATGAGCCTCGAAACCAGCTGGGAGGAGAACCCGGTCCACGACCACTACTACGCACCGCCGGTGCCCGAAGGCCAAACGCCGCACGTGAAATACGAAGAAGGTGTCTTCATCGGCTATCGGTATTACACCTCGATGCATAAAGAGCCACTCTATCCCTTCGGATTCGGGCTCTCCTACACGACCTTCTCTTTTTCGGACCTGAAGGTCTCGCCGGAGTCCGCCTCTGCCGACAACCCGGTCACTGTCACCTTCACGGTGACAAATACCGGCTCACGCGAAGGCGCGGAGGTCGCGCAGCTTTACATCGGCGATCCTTCTGCGAAGGTGAAGCGGCCGGTGAAGGAGCTCAAGGGCTACCAGAAGGTCCATCTCAAGCCGGGAGAATCGCAGCAGGTCACGCTCACACTCGACCGCCGCGCCTTTGCCTACTGGGATACGGCGTCGAACGGCTGGAAGGTCGATCCAGGCAAGTTCGTGGTTATGGTGGGGGATTCTTCGGAGAATACGCCGCTTTCGCAGGAGTTCGCGATTCAATAG
- the dxs gene encoding 1-deoxy-D-xylulose-5-phosphate synthase: MGTLLDQIHSPADIKTLTIPQLEQLAQEIRERLILSLSKTGGHLGPNLGVVELTLAMHYVFDTPTDKFVFDVSHQAYIHKLLTGRRERFSTIRQPGGLNGFMLRGESEHDVYGAGHAGTALSAALGMAVARDMAGGKEHVLALAGDAAFTNGITFEALNNISEQTKRLIVVLNDNEWSIDRNVGAIARYLHKIVTNERVTHLHDSASRLLEKLGGKTAINVVRRAEEAAKGMLWPSVFFEEFGLTYYGPLDGHNIGLLIETFKFLKQQDKPVLLHAITQKGRGFQPALDNLKKFHGLGPYDPETGETLSAGQKTYSEIFADTMVKLANENDKVVAITAAMPNGTALDLFRPHHPKKYFDVGIAEEHAVIFAAGMATRGYKPFCAIYSTFLQRAFDPIVHDVCLQNLPVVFCMDRGSLSGDDGATHHGLFDISYLRSVPNIIHMVPANEDELADMLYTAMQHDGPSAVRYPRGTGPGVAVKVQPKALPIGKAEVVRDGDEIAILGLGALLPMAAEMADRLEAQGVSAAVVNPRFVKPLDREMLASYARRVSAFVTFEDHVLMGGFGSAVLEALNEMNFQVPVVRIGWPDHFIEHGKVDQLRERYGITVAAAMEKLAPYLKNSKVRLVAG, translated from the coding sequence ATGGGCACATTACTCGATCAGATCCATTCCCCGGCGGATATTAAGACGCTCACCATCCCTCAGCTGGAACAGCTGGCACAGGAGATACGCGAGCGGCTTATCCTCTCGCTCTCGAAGACCGGAGGCCATCTCGGCCCGAATCTCGGCGTGGTCGAGCTGACGCTCGCCATGCACTACGTCTTCGATACTCCCACCGATAAATTCGTCTTTGACGTCAGCCACCAGGCTTACATTCACAAGCTGCTCACCGGACGCCGGGAGCGCTTCAGTACGATCCGCCAGCCGGGCGGCCTCAACGGCTTCATGCTGCGCGGCGAAAGCGAGCACGACGTCTACGGCGCCGGCCACGCGGGCACCGCGCTCTCCGCAGCGCTGGGCATGGCCGTGGCGCGCGACATGGCAGGCGGCAAGGAACATGTGCTCGCGCTGGCCGGCGATGCGGCCTTCACCAACGGCATCACCTTCGAAGCGCTGAACAACATCTCCGAGCAGACGAAGCGGCTTATCGTGGTGCTCAACGACAACGAGTGGTCGATCGACCGCAACGTCGGCGCCATTGCCCGCTATCTGCACAAGATTGTCACCAACGAGCGGGTCACGCATCTGCATGACAGCGCCTCGCGCCTGCTCGAGAAGCTTGGCGGCAAGACGGCGATCAATGTCGTCCGCCGCGCCGAGGAAGCAGCCAAGGGCATGCTGTGGCCTTCGGTCTTCTTCGAAGAATTCGGCCTCACCTACTATGGTCCGCTCGACGGCCACAACATCGGCCTGCTGATCGAGACCTTCAAGTTTCTCAAGCAGCAGGACAAGCCGGTGCTGCTGCACGCGATCACGCAGAAGGGACGCGGCTTCCAGCCGGCACTGGACAATCTGAAGAAGTTCCACGGCCTTGGACCGTACGATCCGGAGACGGGTGAGACGCTTTCCGCCGGGCAGAAGACTTATTCGGAGATCTTCGCCGACACTATGGTGAAGCTGGCGAATGAGAACGACAAGGTCGTCGCCATTACGGCGGCGATGCCCAACGGCACCGCGCTCGATCTCTTCCGTCCGCACCATCCGAAGAAGTATTTCGACGTGGGCATCGCGGAAGAGCATGCGGTGATCTTCGCGGCGGGCATGGCCACGCGCGGCTACAAGCCGTTCTGCGCCATCTATTCGACCTTCCTGCAGCGTGCCTTCGATCCCATCGTGCACGACGTCTGCCTGCAGAACCTGCCGGTGGTCTTCTGCATGGATCGCGGCAGCCTGAGCGGGGACGACGGCGCGACGCATCACGGGCTCTTCGATATCAGTTATCTGCGCTCGGTGCCGAACATCATCCACATGGTGCCGGCGAATGAAGACGAGCTGGCCGACATGCTCTACACGGCGATGCAGCACGACGGCCCGTCCGCGGTGCGCTATCCGCGCGGCACCGGACCCGGCGTGGCGGTGAAGGTCCAGCCCAAGGCGCTGCCTATCGGCAAAGCCGAAGTCGTTCGTGACGGCGATGAGATTGCCATTCTCGGCCTGGGCGCTCTGCTGCCCATGGCTGCCGAGATGGCCGATCGCCTCGAAGCGCAGGGAGTCTCGGCCGCGGTCGTCAATCCGCGCTTTGTGAAGCCTCTGGACCGCGAGATGCTGGCGAGCTATGCGCGCCGCGTCTCGGCCTTCGTCACCTTTGAAGATCACGTGCTGATGGGCGGCTTTGGCAGCGCGGTGCTCGAGGCACTCAACGAGATGAACTTCCAGGTTCCGGTAGTGCGGATCGGATGGCCGGATCATTTCATCGAGCACGGCAAGGTGGACCAGCTGCGCGAGCGCTACGGCATCACCGTGGCCGCGGCCATGGAGAAGCTGGCGCCGTATCTCAAGAACAGCAAGGTGCGCCTGGTCGCCGGTTGA
- a CDS encoding ABC transporter permease — MGAIYILWLRELKRYVRSRVQIVVSLGQPCLYLLALGFGFGPVFRQAGHGSYLQFMAPGVVGMTVLFSSVFSGIAMLWDRQFGFLKETLVAPVSRMQIMVGRTLGGATVAVIQGTLILIICLIAGFRPQNWLAIPTAFLFVIMIAIVFAALGTAIGSVIKDMQGFQLVMNFLVMPIFFLSGALYPLANLGPIMTVITRLDPLAYGVDGLRGALIRTWHFSLPFDLALLAGIAAVFLSLGAYLFSKIEA; from the coding sequence ATGGGTGCCATTTACATTCTCTGGCTGCGTGAGCTGAAGCGCTACGTGCGCTCGCGCGTGCAGATCGTCGTCTCGCTCGGGCAGCCCTGCCTCTACCTGTTGGCTCTGGGCTTCGGTTTTGGACCGGTCTTCCGGCAGGCCGGACATGGCAGCTATCTGCAGTTCATGGCGCCGGGTGTCGTCGGCATGACGGTGCTCTTCAGCTCGGTTTTCTCCGGCATCGCGATGCTCTGGGACCGCCAGTTCGGCTTCCTCAAGGAGACGCTGGTCGCGCCCGTCTCCCGCATGCAGATCATGGTGGGGCGCACACTCGGCGGCGCCACCGTCGCCGTGATCCAGGGCACGCTGATCCTCATCATCTGCCTGATCGCCGGCTTCCGTCCGCAGAACTGGCTGGCCATTCCGACGGCCTTTCTCTTCGTCATCATGATCGCCATCGTCTTCGCTGCGCTGGGTACGGCCATCGGCTCGGTGATCAAGGACATGCAAGGCTTTCAGCTGGTGATGAACTTCCTGGTCATGCCCATCTTCTTTCTCTCCGGCGCGCTTTATCCGCTGGCCAATCTCGGTCCCATCATGACCGTGATCACGCGGCTCGATCCGCTGGCCTACGGTGTGGACGGGTTGCGCGGCGCGTTGATCCGCACCTGGCACTTCAGCCTGCCTTTCGATCTTGCGCTGCTGGCCGGGATAGCCGCGGTCTTCCTCAGCCTCGGCGCGTACCTGTTCTCTAAAATCGAAGCTTAG
- a CDS encoding DUF4139 domain-containing protein, translating into MNRTLAVHSLLLPALLLCGATTVVAQQAGANDASGTSLTIYNDNLAIARATVDLDLKPGTNEVTTSKVTSQLEPDSVVLRDPTGRHPVQILEQNYDAAVATQAWMLSKYEGQTIQFQVTHGDQVSTVSGRILRAPSNNEKEPLIEVNGQMQFKLPGLPLFPASTDGLLLKPTLRWKIASDGGEHFPAELSYLTHGFNWNATYNIVSATGGSSSSGEEPMDLVGWVTISNNSGTDFADAKVKLMAGDVAQVQNMARGFAAGAAGGVMMKAMAAPQVTQQSFDDFHLYDLGRTVTLKDRETKQIEFLRANAIPVKRTYVYDGSDSTFEPIGSGVYDDRNMGVSNGKTVRIEQEFVNSKANHLGMPLPAGTLRFYRRDADGQMEFVGENSIRHTPEDATVRLTTGNAFDVTGERKQTNFRISSEAKTIDESFTITVKNAKEAPVQVNVTEHLFRAANWDIVEKSTAFEKQDSATVVFPVTVPAHGQQTVTYTVHYSWD; encoded by the coding sequence TTGAATCGAACGCTGGCCGTCCACTCTCTCCTGCTCCCTGCTCTTCTCCTTTGCGGCGCCACCACGGTCGTCGCCCAGCAGGCCGGAGCCAACGATGCTTCCGGCACCTCGCTGACGATCTATAACGACAACCTGGCCATCGCCCGCGCCACGGTCGATCTCGACCTCAAGCCGGGCACCAACGAGGTGACGACCAGTAAGGTCACCAGCCAGCTCGAGCCCGACTCGGTCGTGCTGCGCGATCCCACGGGCAGGCATCCGGTGCAGATTCTCGAACAGAATTACGATGCCGCCGTGGCCACGCAGGCATGGATGCTCAGCAAGTACGAAGGGCAGACGATCCAGTTCCAGGTGACGCACGGAGATCAGGTGTCGACCGTCTCCGGCCGCATCCTGCGCGCGCCTTCGAATAACGAGAAGGAACCGCTGATCGAGGTCAATGGGCAGATGCAGTTCAAGCTGCCGGGGCTACCGCTCTTCCCTGCTTCCACCGATGGCCTGCTGCTCAAACCGACGCTGCGCTGGAAGATCGCCTCAGACGGCGGCGAGCATTTCCCCGCGGAGCTCAGCTATCTTACGCACGGGTTCAACTGGAATGCGACGTACAACATCGTTTCGGCGACAGGCGGCAGCTCTTCGTCGGGCGAAGAGCCGATGGACCTGGTGGGCTGGGTGACGATCAGCAACAACAGCGGCACCGACTTTGCCGACGCGAAGGTGAAGCTGATGGCCGGCGATGTGGCGCAGGTGCAAAACATGGCACGCGGCTTCGCAGCCGGAGCAGCCGGCGGCGTGATGATGAAGGCCATGGCAGCTCCGCAGGTGACGCAACAGTCGTTCGACGATTTCCACCTCTATGACCTCGGGCGCACGGTCACGCTGAAAGATCGTGAGACGAAGCAGATCGAGTTCCTGCGCGCCAACGCCATCCCGGTGAAGCGGACCTATGTTTACGACGGCTCCGACAGCACCTTCGAACCGATCGGCTCGGGCGTGTATGACGATCGCAACATGGGCGTATCGAACGGCAAGACCGTGCGCATCGAGCAGGAATTTGTGAACAGCAAGGCCAACCATCTGGGCATGCCGCTGCCCGCGGGCACGCTGCGCTTCTATCGCCGCGATGCGGATGGCCAGATGGAGTTCGTCGGCGAAAACAGCATCCGTCACACGCCCGAGGATGCGACCGTGCGCCTGACGACCGGCAACGCCTTCGACGTGACCGGAGAACGGAAGCAGACCAACTTCCGCATCAGCAGCGAGGCGAAGACCATCGACGAGTCCTTCACGATCACCGTGAAGAATGCAAAGGAGGCTCCTGTCCAGGTCAACGTTACAGAGCATCTCTTCCGCGCCGCGAACTGGGACATTGTGGAGAAGAGCACCGCCTTTGAAAAGCAGGACAGCGCCACGGTCGTCTTCCCCGTGACCGTGCCTGCGCACGGCCAGCAGACCGTGACCTACACCGTGCATTACAGCTGGGACTAG
- a CDS encoding TetR/AcrR family transcriptional regulator, producing MKTGNGKTGRPIGFDKDAALEAAMLLFWERGFEGASMADLTQAMGLSASSIYAAFGDKQALFSHAVKRYLETRAQYGRTALEEPTLKEVVRALFDSTVTFLTTPGHPPTCMTLAGAVGCSVEAAPAREIMTEIRKQNEAAMRERFLQARKSGELSKDIHVDDYTRYLSSMLAGLSIQAANGSTKAELKRTSQMALRYLGY from the coding sequence ATGAAAACGGGGAACGGAAAGACGGGACGGCCGATCGGCTTCGATAAGGACGCAGCGCTCGAAGCGGCCATGCTGCTTTTCTGGGAGCGGGGCTTTGAAGGTGCGTCCATGGCCGACCTTACACAGGCGATGGGCCTCAGCGCTTCCAGCATCTATGCGGCCTTTGGCGACAAGCAGGCGCTGTTTTCCCATGCGGTGAAGCGCTATCTGGAAACCAGAGCACAATACGGAAGAACGGCACTCGAAGAGCCGACCCTCAAAGAGGTTGTTCGCGCTCTCTTCGACAGCACGGTTACGTTTCTCACGACACCCGGCCATCCGCCAACCTGCATGACGCTGGCAGGAGCAGTGGGTTGCAGCGTAGAGGCTGCGCCGGCGCGGGAGATCATGACCGAGATACGAAAACAGAATGAAGCCGCGATGAGAGAACGCTTTCTGCAGGCGCGAAAGAGCGGCGAGCTCTCCAAGGACATCCACGTGGACGACTACACCCGCTATCTCTCCTCGATGCTTGCCGGTCTCTCCATCCAGGCAGCGAATGGCTCCACGAAGGCAGAGCTCAAGCGGACCTCGCAGATGGCGCTTCGGTATCTGGGTTACTGA
- a CDS encoding ABC transporter ATP-binding protein, with the protein MISVHNLVKRFGEFEAVKDISFEVAQGEIFAFLGPNGAGKTTTIKMLTTLLQPTSGRIELDGLNPTTHAKQARQRFGIVFQDPSLDGEQTAWENMDLHGVLYGVPRKVRAQRSEELLRLFELWERKDAYVKTFSGGMKRRLEIARGFLHTPKILFLDEPTLGLDPQSRNQLWTHVKRLNETEKTTVFLTTHYMDEADRVAHRIAIMDHGKIIAQGTSAELKEQTKTESLEAAFLALTGNSLRDEAANSKDQLRQVAQMFGRR; encoded by the coding sequence ATGATCTCCGTTCATAACCTGGTCAAGCGCTTCGGCGAGTTTGAGGCTGTCAAAGACATCAGCTTCGAGGTGGCGCAGGGCGAGATCTTTGCTTTTCTCGGGCCGAATGGCGCGGGCAAGACCACAACCATCAAAATGCTGACCACGCTGCTGCAGCCGACCAGCGGACGCATCGAGCTGGATGGTCTGAATCCGACCACCCACGCGAAACAGGCCCGCCAGCGCTTCGGCATCGTCTTTCAGGACCCGAGTCTCGATGGTGAGCAGACGGCGTGGGAGAACATGGACCTGCACGGCGTGCTCTATGGCGTACCGCGCAAGGTACGCGCGCAGCGGTCGGAAGAGCTGCTCAGGCTCTTCGAGCTGTGGGAGCGCAAGGACGCCTATGTGAAGACCTTCTCCGGCGGCATGAAGCGCCGGCTCGAGATCGCGCGCGGCTTTCTGCACACGCCCAAGATCCTCTTTCTCGATGAGCCGACGCTGGGCCTCGATCCGCAGAGCCGCAACCAGCTGTGGACACACGTGAAACGCCTCAACGAGACCGAGAAGACGACCGTCTTCCTCACTACCCACTACATGGACGAGGCCGACCGCGTCGCCCATCGCATCGCCATCATGGATCACGGCAAGATCATCGCGCAGGGCACCTCGGCCGAGCTCAAGGAGCAGACGAAGACCGAGTCGCTCGAAGCCGCCTTCCTCGCCCTCACCGGCAATTCACTGCGCGACGAAGCCGCGAACAGCAAGGATCAGCTGCGGCAGGTGGCGCAGATGTTCGGGCGCAGATAA